One window of Trichocoleus sp. genomic DNA carries:
- a CDS encoding DUF2997 domain-containing protein, which yields METLEFIIYPDGRVQEKVTGIIGASCAEVTAAIEAQLGQVVSQEPTSEYFTQPVQQSVSAQNQTSFSSW from the coding sequence ATGGAAACGCTGGAATTCATTATTTATCCAGACGGTCGTGTACAGGAAAAAGTTACAGGGATCATTGGGGCATCTTGTGCCGAAGTGACCGCAGCGATCGAAGCCCAACTTGGTCAGGTCGTAAGTCAGGAACCTACTTCTGAGTATTTTACTCAGCCTGTGCAGCAGTCTGTTTCGGCTCAAAATCAGACCTCTTTTAGCAGCTGGTAG
- a CDS encoding two-component system response regulator, protein MKCFDSDRPKILIVDDHPSSRMTAVALLSVEGYEVLEAENGQVALDRVVEMNPDLILLDVMMPGMDGYEVCRHLKQDEQTRLIPVVFVTALNDRRARLRGIEAGGDDFLCKPFDQLELSARVKSLVQQRRLNEDLDHAGKVLFSIARTIESRDPNTGDHCERLVRQGKSFGEFLQLSRTEMRDLVWGAYLHDIGKVGIPDAVLLKTDKLTDEERQIMQQHVLIGEKICQPLRTMQGVIPIIRHHHERWDGSGYPDNLAGCDIPFLAQVFQLVDIYDALTHERPYKVAFSPSESIKLMQEETQRGWRNPSLMEQFAQFIQEQAKAGESIYMTHSR, encoded by the coding sequence GTGAAATGCTTCGACTCAGATAGACCCAAAATTCTGATTGTTGATGACCATCCATCCAGCCGGATGACCGCAGTTGCCCTTCTATCGGTTGAAGGATATGAGGTCTTGGAAGCAGAAAATGGGCAAGTCGCTCTCGATCGCGTCGTTGAAATGAACCCCGATTTAATTCTGCTCGACGTGATGATGCCAGGGATGGACGGCTACGAGGTCTGTCGTCATCTCAAACAGGATGAGCAAACACGCCTGATTCCAGTGGTCTTTGTGACTGCACTGAACGATCGACGTGCCCGCCTTCGGGGGATCGAAGCTGGCGGTGATGATTTTCTCTGCAAACCGTTTGATCAACTCGAACTCTCTGCAAGAGTCAAATCTCTGGTTCAGCAAAGACGCCTCAATGAAGATCTTGATCACGCTGGAAAGGTTTTGTTCTCGATCGCTCGTACAATTGAAAGCCGTGATCCTAATACAGGCGATCACTGTGAACGGTTAGTCAGGCAAGGTAAAAGCTTTGGCGAGTTCTTGCAGCTCTCTCGCACAGAAATGAGAGATCTCGTTTGGGGAGCATATCTGCACGATATTGGGAAAGTTGGTATCCCTGATGCTGTCTTGCTCAAGACAGACAAGCTAACCGATGAAGAACGGCAGATTATGCAACAACATGTGTTGATTGGGGAGAAAATTTGTCAACCGCTTCGCACAATGCAGGGAGTAATTCCAATCATCCGCCATCACCATGAGCGTTGGGATGGATCGGGTTATCCAGATAACCTGGCAGGCTGTGACATTCCCTTTCTAGCCCAAGTATTTCAATTGGTTGATATCTACGATGCCCTGACGCATGAACGCCCTTACAAAGTGGCTTTTTCGCCTTCAGAGTCAATTAAGCTGATGCAAGAAGAAACCCAGCGGGGTTGGCGTAATCCATCTCTTATGGAGCAGTTTGCTCAGTTTATTCAGGAGCAGGCAAAAGCTGGGGAGAGCATTTATATGACTCATTCAAGATAG
- a CDS encoding DUF1257 domain-containing protein: MSHFSQIKTQIRDLTSLQSALTDLGVEWKAGPQEVRGYRGQTRTAEIVIEQENGYDIGFTRNDQAYELVADLQYWQQPLSVEGFLKRVTQQYAYHTVLKETERQGFQMTEQQQNQDGSIRLVLQRWTAGAAV, encoded by the coding sequence ATGTCACACTTCAGCCAGATCAAAACTCAAATTCGTGACCTGACTTCCCTTCAGTCTGCTTTGACTGACCTTGGTGTTGAGTGGAAAGCGGGTCCTCAAGAAGTCAGAGGCTACCGCGGACAGACTCGCACTGCAGAGATTGTCATTGAGCAAGAAAACGGCTACGACATTGGTTTTACCCGCAATGATCAAGCCTATGAACTCGTTGCAGACCTGCAATATTGGCAGCAGCCGCTTTCTGTGGAAGGCTTTTTGAAGCGGGTGACCCAGCAATATGCTTATCACACCGTCTTAAAGGAAACTGAGCGGCAAGGCTTCCAGATGACAGAGCAGCAGCAAAATCAAGATGGCTCTATTCGGCTTGTGCTACAGCGTTGGACAGCTGGGGCAGCAGTCTAG
- a CDS encoding ferredoxin, which yields MALFGLCYSVGQLGQQSSFLGGLILQTSSYWEAAMSDFFAEPSTSSEQIHPSHGGHEPELGGVLRDAPDRTGFEPELGGVVRQKGVYVDEVTCIGCKHCAHVARNTFYIEQDYGRSRVIRQDGDPEDIVQEAIDTCPVDCIHWVDYTELRQLEEERKYQVIPVVGFPVDKAMVSVKRRKRKLS from the coding sequence ATGGCTCTATTCGGCTTGTGCTACAGCGTTGGACAGCTGGGGCAGCAGTCTAGCTTTTTAGGTGGCTTAATCCTTCAAACCTCATCTTACTGGGAAGCTGCAATGAGCGATTTTTTTGCCGAACCTTCAACATCCTCAGAGCAAATTCACCCATCTCACGGCGGACATGAACCGGAATTGGGCGGAGTGCTGCGAGATGCTCCCGATCGAACTGGTTTTGAGCCGGAATTAGGCGGAGTGGTACGGCAAAAGGGAGTTTATGTCGATGAGGTTACCTGTATCGGCTGTAAACACTGCGCCCATGTCGCCCGTAATACCTTCTATATTGAGCAGGACTATGGTCGTTCTCGGGTGATCCGTCAGGATGGTGATCCGGAGGACATTGTTCAAGAGGCGATCGATACCTGTCCGGTAGATTGTATTCACTGGGTTGATTACACAGAGCTGCGGCAGCTAGAAGAAGAGCGGAAGTATCAGGTGATTCCAGTCGTTGGCTTTCCAGTCGATAAGGCAATGGTGTCGGTCAAGCGACGGAAGCGAAAGCTTTCCTGA
- a CDS encoding type II secretion system F family protein, translating into MPTYLVRARDTKGNPRRERITADSPGEARTALREQGLFVQELREDRSFTEKLTSFKLEDIQMAMTSVSVKDKAIFSRQFAVLINAGVAMVRGLGVLSDQCTNPKMKQALTEISADVQQGTNLSDAMRKHPKCFDGLYVSMVQSGEVGGVLDEVMNRLAKLLEDVARLQNQIKSAMTYPIAVGSLATIIFLGMCIFLLPIFDNIFKELGAKLPPFTEFMMNISRFLRSPYVLVVVAAIIIASFAYKRYYSTKIGRVTMDGFFLKMPLFGDLIQKTATARFCRTFGALSRSGVPILTALEIVRDTAGNQVIANAVDEARLEVQTGGMISIALQRAQVFPLMAIQMISIGEETGEIDTMLMKVADFYEDEVEQAVKGLTSIMEPIMIVVLGGMVGSILVAMYLPIFSIMDAVKA; encoded by the coding sequence ATGCCTACCTACCTCGTTCGAGCCCGAGACACCAAAGGGAACCCAAGACGCGAACGAATCACCGCTGACTCTCCAGGTGAAGCTCGCACTGCACTACGGGAGCAGGGACTCTTCGTACAGGAACTTAGAGAAGATCGCAGCTTTACTGAGAAGCTCACTTCTTTCAAGCTGGAAGACATTCAGATGGCGATGACGAGTGTCTCTGTAAAGGACAAAGCGATTTTTTCGCGCCAGTTTGCTGTGTTGATTAATGCTGGCGTTGCGATGGTGCGAGGGCTGGGTGTGCTGTCTGATCAGTGTACCAATCCTAAAATGAAGCAAGCTCTCACGGAAATCAGTGCGGATGTGCAGCAGGGAACAAACCTGTCTGATGCAATGCGTAAGCACCCCAAATGCTTTGACGGTTTATATGTCAGCATGGTGCAATCTGGTGAAGTGGGGGGTGTGCTTGATGAGGTTATGAACCGGCTGGCAAAGCTCCTGGAAGACGTTGCACGCTTGCAGAATCAGATTAAGTCAGCAATGACTTACCCGATCGCAGTTGGATCGCTGGCAACTATTATCTTCTTGGGCATGTGCATCTTTTTGTTGCCTATTTTTGACAACATCTTTAAGGAATTAGGAGCTAAGCTACCTCCCTTCACAGAATTTATGATGAACATCAGTCGGTTTCTTAGAAGCCCCTATGTTCTGGTTGTAGTCGCCGCCATTATCATTGCCTCGTTCGCTTACAAGCGGTACTACAGCACCAAAATCGGTCGAGTGACAATGGATGGATTTTTCCTGAAGATGCCCCTGTTTGGAGATCTGATTCAGAAAACTGCAACGGCTCGCTTCTGCCGAACCTTTGGCGCACTTTCTCGTTCTGGGGTTCCTATTCTTACAGCCCTGGAGATCGTCCGCGACACTGCCGGAAACCAAGTTATCGCGAATGCAGTTGATGAGGCCCGCTTAGAAGTACAAACAGGAGGCATGATCAGCATTGCACTTCAAAGAGCGCAGGTTTTTCCGCTCATGGCAATTCAGATGATTAGTATCGGTGAGGAAACTGGAGAAATCGATACAATGCTGATGAAAGTTGCTGATTTCTATGAGGACGAGGTAGAACAGGCAGTGAAAGGCTTAACCAGCATCATGGAACCGATTATGATTGTGGTATTGGGAGGCATGGTTGGTTCAATCCTGGTAGCGATGTATCTGCCAATCTTTAGCATCATGGATGCGGTTAAAGCATAA
- a CDS encoding type IV pilus twitching motility protein PilT encodes MELMIEDLMEQLIEMGGSDMHLSAGVPPYFRLSGKLTPIGDEPLTADQCQRLIFSMLNNTQRKNLEQNWELDCSYGVKGLARFRVNVYKDRGTYAACLRALSSKIPNFDKLGLPDVVREMAEKPRGLILVTGPTGSGKTTTLAAMIDLINRTRAEHILTIEDPIEFVYEPIKSVIHQRQLGEDTKSFANALKAALREDPDIILIGEMRDLETISLAISAAETGHLVFGTLHTSSASQTVDRIIDVFPAERQQQVRIQLSNSLVAVFSQTLVQKKNPKPGEYGRVMSQEIMIVTPAISNLIREGKTSQIYSAIQTGGKLNMQTLEKVLADQYKAGTISFEAAMSKTSRPDELQRLIGSVPGTATKSGMAGAAAH; translated from the coding sequence ATGGAGTTAATGATCGAAGACTTGATGGAACAACTGATAGAGATGGGCGGCTCAGATATGCACCTATCAGCAGGCGTTCCTCCCTATTTCCGCCTTAGCGGTAAATTGACTCCGATCGGAGATGAACCCCTCACTGCCGATCAGTGCCAGCGGCTAATCTTCAGTATGCTCAACAACACTCAGCGTAAAAACCTGGAGCAAAATTGGGAGTTAGATTGCTCCTACGGCGTTAAAGGACTGGCACGCTTCCGGGTCAATGTCTATAAGGATCGGGGAACCTATGCTGCCTGTCTGCGGGCGCTCAGTTCCAAAATCCCTAATTTTGACAAGCTTGGACTACCCGACGTGGTTCGGGAAATGGCAGAGAAGCCGAGAGGCTTAATTCTGGTCACAGGACCAACAGGCTCCGGTAAGACCACGACCCTAGCTGCCATGATCGACCTCATCAACCGCACTAGGGCAGAACACATTTTGACGATCGAAGACCCGATCGAATTTGTGTATGAACCAATCAAGAGCGTCATTCACCAGCGTCAGCTTGGGGAAGATACCAAGAGTTTTGCCAACGCCTTAAAGGCGGCTCTACGGGAAGATCCTGATATCATTCTGATTGGTGAGATGCGAGACTTGGAAACCATTTCACTTGCCATCTCCGCTGCAGAAACCGGACACCTCGTTTTTGGAACACTCCATACGAGTTCCGCCTCGCAAACGGTAGACCGGATCATCGACGTATTTCCCGCTGAGCGGCAGCAGCAGGTCCGAATACAGCTCTCCAACTCGCTTGTAGCCGTATTCAGCCAGACCCTCGTTCAAAAGAAAAACCCGAAGCCAGGCGAATATGGTCGAGTGATGTCACAAGAGATCATGATCGTCACGCCTGCTATTTCTAACCTCATCCGCGAAGGTAAAACCTCACAGATCTACTCCGCAATTCAGACAGGCGGTAAGTTAAACATGCAAACCTTAGAGAAGGTGCTAGCAGACCAGTACAAAGCGGGCACAATCTCTTTTGAGGCAGCAATGTCTAAAACCTCCCGCCCAGATGAATTGCAGCGTCTGATTGGAAGCGTTCCTGGAACAGCAACAAAATCGGGCATGGCTGGAGCCGCTGCCCATTAA
- a CDS encoding RpoD/SigA family RNA polymerase sigma factor, whose translation MRHSLLEMTDPLHLMSFDEAALLQDTEVDLRSIDQVEAQSSAADTGVMIEFGSEELDELMANRASGYRKTVSDDAVGAFFKEMARYPLLKGDEEIELARRVKFLGEIEDLRIRLQKQLGRSPIKADLAAELDLTERQLEHRLYLSRVAKRKMIRSNLRLVVSIAKRYLNRGVPFLDLIQEGALGLNRATEKFDPDKGYKFSTYAYWWIRQGITRTIANDARTIRLPIHIVEKLNKLKKAHRELRKELNRNPSEAELAGALEMTPDQLRNLQQVRRRSLSLNHRVGKGEDTELMELLEDNSTQSPEAQMSEAMMRQEIYSVLGEVLTERERDIIALRYGLTTGETHTLEEVGGIFNLSRERVRQIQTKAMRKLRRPQVAARLKSWLR comes from the coding sequence ATGCGGCACTCCTTATTAGAGATGACAGATCCACTCCATCTCATGAGCTTTGACGAAGCGGCGCTGCTTCAAGATACCGAAGTCGATTTGCGATCGATCGATCAAGTTGAAGCACAATCATCTGCGGCAGATACAGGCGTGATGATTGAGTTTGGTTCAGAAGAACTCGATGAACTGATGGCGAACCGAGCATCTGGTTACCGTAAGACGGTTTCTGATGATGCCGTAGGTGCATTCTTTAAAGAAATGGCACGTTACCCGCTCTTGAAAGGTGACGAAGAAATTGAACTGGCAAGACGGGTCAAGTTTTTAGGTGAAATTGAAGACCTTCGCATTCGGCTCCAGAAACAACTAGGCCGATCGCCCATTAAGGCAGATCTGGCAGCAGAGCTAGATCTCACCGAACGCCAACTCGAACATCGGCTCTATCTCAGCCGGGTTGCCAAGCGAAAGATGATTCGCTCCAACTTGCGACTGGTCGTTTCGATTGCAAAACGCTATCTCAATCGGGGCGTGCCATTTCTAGATCTGATCCAGGAAGGAGCACTAGGGCTAAACCGCGCAACTGAGAAGTTTGATCCCGATAAGGGCTACAAGTTTTCAACCTACGCTTACTGGTGGATTCGTCAGGGCATTACCCGTACGATCGCTAACGATGCTCGCACCATTCGGTTGCCCATCCATATTGTTGAAAAACTAAACAAGCTGAAAAAAGCGCATCGAGAACTGCGAAAAGAACTGAATCGCAACCCCAGTGAAGCAGAGCTTGCAGGCGCGCTAGAAATGACTCCCGACCAGCTTCGGAACCTGCAACAGGTGCGCCGCCGATCACTCTCGCTTAACCACCGAGTAGGCAAAGGCGAAGATACCGAGTTGATGGAATTGCTGGAAGATAACAGCACTCAATCTCCTGAAGCTCAAATGAGTGAGGCAATGATGCGACAGGAGATCTATAGCGTCTTAGGCGAAGTGCTAACTGAACGAGAACGCGATATTATTGCCCTGCGCTATGGCTTGACCACAGGTGAAACTCATACGCTTGAAGAAGTGGGTGGCATCTTCAACTTATCGCGGGAGCGAGTACGCCAAATTCAAACAAAGGCAATGCGAAAATTGCGTCGTCCCCAAGTTGCGGCTCGGCTAAAGAGCTGGCTGCGTTAA
- a CDS encoding GspE/PulE family protein, which translates to MANSSSQRRALVVQHNFSPFSNKLVQSGYVNNEQMQQALIESRKTGRPLTDVLMTMTGQQLPPDIIRQYKKQQLFELKILYGVESLDPELGQISTSQIGQLIETLIPVDLCRRYRFIPLSRNDDPPFVLVAMVNPDDLAAQDDLNRILRPQGLALQRMVITTEDYQRLISQYLDEQVERQKQIDQQSKVDVKGDIENLEYLDLEEASEDDADANLDTALQDPEAAPIVALANKILAKALQEGISDIHIEPQEEELRIRFRKDGVLRQGLESLPKKIIPALTARFKIMSNLDISERRMPQDGRIRRFFDNRKVDFRVNTLPSRYGEKICLRILDNSATQLGLDKLITDQETLQTVQDMVSRPFGLILVTGPTGSGKTTTLYSALAERNDPGVNISTAEDPIEYSLPGLTQVQVIREKGMDFASILRAFLRQDPDVILVGETRDRETAKTAIEAALTGHLVLTTLHTNDAASAIARLEEMGVESFMVSSSLIGVLAQRLMRRVCSDCKISYTPSPEDLARFGLSVSAESDVTFYQANSLTVDEIQQAKTAGTLCPACKGIGYKGRCGVYEVMRVTERMQALITEGAPTERIKEAAVEEGMKTLLAYSLSLVRQGATTLEEVERVTFTDSGLEAELKAKRKTSLTCRCCTADLKVEWMDCPFCTTPRFQD; encoded by the coding sequence ATGGCTAATTCCTCGTCGCAGCGGCGTGCTCTGGTCGTACAGCATAATTTCTCCCCTTTCAGCAATAAGCTGGTTCAGTCCGGCTATGTCAACAATGAGCAGATGCAACAAGCGCTCATTGAAAGCCGGAAGACGGGTAGACCACTTACAGATGTGCTGATGACGATGACGGGGCAGCAGCTACCGCCTGACATCATCCGCCAATATAAGAAGCAACAACTTTTTGAACTCAAGATCCTATATGGGGTCGAGTCACTTGACCCTGAACTCGGGCAGATCAGTACTAGCCAGATTGGTCAACTGATCGAAACGCTAATTCCGGTCGATCTTTGCCGTCGCTATCGGTTCATTCCCTTGTCCCGAAATGACGATCCGCCTTTTGTCCTGGTGGCAATGGTCAACCCAGATGACCTCGCTGCTCAAGACGACCTTAACCGCATTCTCCGTCCACAGGGTCTTGCACTCCAACGGATGGTCATCACGACTGAAGATTATCAACGCCTGATCTCGCAATATCTGGACGAGCAGGTCGAGCGCCAGAAACAGATTGATCAACAGTCCAAGGTGGATGTCAAGGGAGACATTGAAAACCTGGAATATCTGGATCTGGAAGAAGCTTCAGAAGATGATGCAGATGCCAACCTTGATACAGCCCTCCAAGATCCTGAAGCCGCCCCGATCGTCGCTCTAGCCAACAAAATTCTGGCAAAAGCCCTTCAGGAGGGAATTTCTGATATTCACATTGAGCCACAAGAGGAAGAGCTGCGGATTCGCTTCCGCAAGGATGGTGTGCTGCGTCAGGGCTTGGAGTCTCTGCCCAAGAAAATTATTCCAGCTTTAACAGCCCGCTTTAAGATCATGTCAAACCTGGACATCTCCGAACGCCGGATGCCCCAGGATGGTAGAATTCGCCGCTTCTTTGACAACCGTAAAGTAGACTTCCGAGTCAACACGCTCCCCAGTCGCTACGGTGAAAAAATTTGTCTCCGCATTCTAGACAACTCTGCTACTCAGTTAGGTCTCGATAAGCTGATTACGGACCAGGAAACCCTACAAACAGTTCAAGACATGGTGTCTCGTCCTTTCGGGTTGATCCTGGTTACGGGTCCCACAGGTTCGGGTAAAACAACCACGCTTTATTCAGCACTGGCAGAACGAAATGATCCGGGCGTCAACATCAGCACAGCAGAAGACCCAATCGAATATTCGCTTCCGGGTCTAACTCAGGTGCAGGTCATCCGCGAGAAAGGCATGGACTTTGCCTCGATCCTGCGGGCATTCCTGCGGCAAGACCCGGATGTGATTCTAGTGGGTGAGACTCGTGACAGGGAAACGGCAAAAACGGCGATCGAAGCAGCTTTGACCGGACACTTAGTTCTGACAACGCTGCATACCAATGATGCTGCTAGCGCCATTGCTCGTCTTGAGGAAATGGGCGTTGAGTCTTTCATGGTGTCGAGTTCGCTGATTGGGGTTCTGGCACAGCGTCTGATGCGGCGCGTCTGCTCTGATTGCAAAATTTCCTACACCCCTAGCCCTGAAGATTTGGCTCGTTTTGGACTCTCTGTTTCGGCGGAATCAGATGTAACCTTCTATCAAGCGAATTCTCTCACTGTCGATGAAATTCAGCAGGCAAAAACAGCAGGTACACTTTGTCCCGCCTGTAAGGGAATTGGCTATAAGGGCAGATGCGGGGTTTACGAGGTGATGCGCGTTACAGAGCGAATGCAGGCATTGATTACTGAAGGCGCACCCACCGAGCGGATTAAGGAAGCAGCCGTTGAAGAGGGGATGAAAACCCTTCTTGCCTACAGCCTCAGTCTCGTTCGCCAAGGCGCAACAACGTTGGAAGAAGTGGAAAGAGTTACGTTTACAGATTCGGGGCTAGAAGCTGAACTCAAAGCAAAGCGCAAAACCTCGCTGACCTGTCGCTGCTGTACTGCTGATTTGAAAGTCGAGTGGATGGACTGCCCCTTTTGCACTACGCCCCGCTTTCAGGACTAA
- the priA gene encoding primosomal protein N' — protein sequence MPHPVLSPDANRSNSMAESGVDYTLVSPGWAEVLVDCPGTQGLYTYQVPDDLPLHLGDIVSVPFANQQIGGIVIRLLHQLPAELATTVVRPVADLICQGFFPAGYWELLQQVADYYCTPLMQVIRVALPPGLLGRSQRRIRLNSDLLPESTSTLLNPIAQRLLELLQGQKQGDYSWQYLQRQVRGADRGLRDLLRQGWVESYLEAPAPLRPKQQPSITLIADLPLVNLTPRQQEILDVLKRRGGEMWMTELLQTCQVSSSVLKALAQKGCVLIQQREVLRLESSGATADQPKQLNPAQTKALETILELTGFATVLLHGVTGSGKTEVYLQAIEPILQKGQSALVLVPEIGLTPQLTDRFRARFGARVRVYHSALAEGERYDTWRQMLSGTPQIVIGTRSAVFAPLPNLGLIVLDEEHDSSFKQDQPAPCYHARTVAQWRAKLTNCPLLLGSATPALETWLSTQSAQSDSSNRSAPAISAIPVSPRPLYLSLPDRIQARPMPPIEVVDMRQELQQGNRSIFSRSLQTALTELQQKGQQGILFMHRRGHSTFVSCRSCGFVMECPHCDVSMTYHQAREGGYESLRCHYCGYGQVHPRSCPACDSPYLKNFGSGTQRVMQELNRALPDLRCLRFDSDTTRTKGAHRTLLTRFAEGEADVLVGTQMLTKGIDLPQVTLVGIVAADGLLYLADYRASERAFQTLTQVSGRAGRGEEPGRVILQTYSPEHPVVEAVKAQNYAAFAELELENRSALHYPPYGSLLLLRLSGIDEALVRQAAELLASQLRACLPDTTYELLGPAPASIARVARRYRWQILLKNLSDQTLPHLNPTALRAACPPGVSLIIDVDPLHL from the coding sequence ATGCCTCATCCTGTGCTTTCTCCAGATGCTAACCGCTCAAATTCAATGGCTGAATCAGGGGTAGACTATACACTGGTTTCGCCTGGCTGGGCTGAAGTCCTGGTTGACTGCCCAGGAACTCAAGGGCTTTATACGTATCAGGTGCCTGACGATTTGCCGCTTCATCTGGGTGATATTGTTAGCGTTCCCTTTGCAAATCAGCAGATTGGTGGAATTGTAATTCGTCTGCTGCACCAGCTTCCGGCTGAGTTAGCCACAACGGTAGTCCGTCCGGTTGCAGATTTAATCTGCCAAGGTTTTTTTCCGGCTGGGTACTGGGAGCTACTCCAACAAGTTGCAGACTATTACTGCACTCCTTTAATGCAGGTGATTCGAGTGGCTTTGCCGCCTGGACTACTTGGACGATCGCAGCGACGAATCCGCCTCAATTCAGACTTACTGCCAGAGTCTACCAGCACCTTGCTCAACCCGATCGCCCAACGACTGCTAGAACTGCTGCAAGGGCAAAAACAAGGAGACTATTCTTGGCAATATCTTCAGCGCCAAGTACGCGGAGCCGATCGGGGCTTAAGAGATCTGTTGCGGCAAGGTTGGGTTGAGAGCTATCTGGAAGCTCCGGCTCCCTTACGTCCGAAACAACAGCCTTCAATCACTCTTATTGCCGACTTGCCCCTGGTCAATTTAACGCCTCGCCAGCAGGAAATTTTAGATGTGCTGAAGCGGCGCGGTGGGGAGATGTGGATGACAGAACTGCTGCAAACTTGTCAGGTCAGTTCTTCGGTGCTTAAGGCTTTAGCTCAGAAGGGCTGTGTTTTGATTCAGCAGCGAGAAGTTTTGCGTCTAGAGTCAAGTGGTGCAACAGCAGACCAGCCAAAACAGCTCAATCCGGCTCAGACAAAGGCACTAGAGACAATTCTGGAGTTAACAGGTTTTGCGACTGTGCTGCTGCATGGAGTAACGGGATCAGGCAAAACAGAAGTCTATCTTCAGGCGATCGAACCCATTCTGCAAAAAGGGCAGTCTGCGCTGGTTTTGGTTCCAGAGATCGGGCTAACGCCTCAGCTCACTGATCGATTTCGTGCCCGATTTGGAGCAAGAGTCAGAGTCTATCACAGTGCTCTTGCTGAAGGTGAACGCTATGACACCTGGCGGCAAATGCTGAGCGGCACACCTCAAATTGTGATTGGTACACGCTCTGCGGTCTTTGCTCCTCTGCCCAATCTTGGCTTAATTGTGCTGGATGAAGAACATGACAGCAGCTTCAAACAAGATCAACCTGCACCCTGCTACCATGCCCGAACCGTTGCCCAATGGCGAGCGAAATTAACGAACTGTCCTTTGCTCTTAGGCTCTGCCACTCCTGCACTCGAAACCTGGCTCTCAACTCAGTCTGCTCAGTCTGATAGTTCTAATCGTTCCGCTCCGGCAATTTCCGCGATTCCTGTTTCCCCCCGTCCCCTTTATCTTTCTCTGCCCGATCGCATTCAGGCTCGTCCAATGCCACCGATCGAAGTGGTGGATATGCGTCAGGAATTGCAGCAGGGTAATCGCTCAATTTTTAGCCGATCGCTTCAAACCGCCCTAACAGAATTACAGCAAAAAGGACAGCAGGGTATTTTGTTTATGCATCGGCGGGGACATAGCACGTTTGTTTCCTGTCGCAGTTGTGGGTTTGTAATGGAGTGCCCTCACTGTGATGTGTCAATGACCTACCATCAAGCACGCGAGGGAGGATATGAGTCACTTCGCTGCCACTATTGTGGCTATGGGCAGGTGCATCCTCGATCTTGTCCTGCCTGTGATTCGCCCTATCTCAAAAATTTCGGCAGCGGAACTCAGCGAGTCATGCAGGAGTTAAACCGTGCCTTACCTGACTTACGCTGTCTCCGGTTTGATAGTGATACCACGCGTACGAAAGGGGCACATCGAACGCTGTTAACTCGTTTTGCTGAAGGAGAGGCAGATGTTTTAGTCGGGACGCAAATGCTAACAAAGGGGATTGATCTACCCCAGGTAACGCTTGTGGGAATTGTGGCAGCCGACGGACTCCTATATTTAGCAGATTATCGTGCTAGTGAACGTGCTTTTCAAACGCTGACTCAGGTTTCCGGACGGGCTGGACGTGGTGAAGAGCCAGGGCGGGTAATTCTCCAAACCTATTCTCCTGAACATCCAGTGGTTGAAGCAGTCAAAGCACAAAACTATGCTGCGTTTGCTGAATTAGAGCTAGAGAATCGATCGGCACTACACTATCCCCCTTACGGTTCTCTGCTGCTGCTGCGGTTAAGTGGAATTGATGAAGCCCTAGTCCGTCAGGCGGCTGAATTATTAGCATCTCAACTCCGTGCCTGTCTGCCTGATACCACCTATGAACTTTTGGGACCTGCGCCTGCTTCGATCGCCCGTGTTGCTCGCCGCTATCGCTGGCAAATTCTGCTCAAAAATCTGTCTGATCAGACATTACCTCACCTTAATCCGACTGCTCTACGGGCTGCTTGCCCACCAGGAGTTAGTCTCATCATCGACGTAGACCCACTCCATCTTTAA